A stretch of DNA from Jiangella alba:
CCCGAGCCGGTCCCGTGCGTCGGCTCCGCCGAGCCGTCCCTGCACGGCTCGCGCCTCACTCGCCGCGGCCGCGTGGTCGTCGGGCTGGCCTGGCTGCTGCTCCTCGTCGCCGGCGCGCTGGCGTTCGTGCGCCCCTGGGACGGCGCCGCCGCTCCGGCCGGCGCCACGGCGGTCACCACGGTCGAGGTCCGTGGCGGCGACACCCTGTGGCAGCTCGCCACCGACGTCGCGCCCACGGCCGACCCGCGCGAGACGGTCGCCGCCATCATCGAGCTCAACGGCCTCTCCTCCGCGGCCGACATCCGCCCGGGCGACCTCATCGAGGTCCCGGCCGCCCGCTGACCCTCCCCGGCCGACTTGGTCGCCGGGCCCCTGGTCGTCGGGCTTTGGTCGCCGGGTTCGCGGCTGCTGGGTCCCTGTCGCCGGGGCCGCGCTGCCGGGTCTCCGGTCGCCGGGTTCCGTGGTCGGGCTGCGGCCGTTCCGGGCCGACGTGCCGGGCGGGTGTGGTGGGCATCGCCTCCATGTCCCCATCTCCGCCCCCGCGTCGCGACGGTTCCCACGGTTGCCACCCCCGAAGCGGCCAGACGCGGCCGGCGGACCGCGACCCACGGTGGAGCCGGTCGCCGGAACGCCGCCCCCGACCCGCGCGCGGCCGGTGGACCGCGACCCACGGTGGAGCCGGTCGCCGGAACGCCGCCCCCGACCCGCGCGCGGCCGGTGGACCGCGACCCACGGTGGAGCCGGTCGCCGGAACGCCGCCCCCGACCCGCGCGCGGCCGGTGGACCGCGACCCGCGGCGGAGCCGGTCGCCGGAACGCCGCCCCCGACCTGCGAGCGGCCGGTGGACCGCGACCCGCGGCGGAGCCGGTCGCCGGAACGCCGCCCCCGACCTGCGAGCGGCCGGTGGACCGCGACCCGCGGCGGAGC
This window harbors:
- a CDS encoding LysM peptidoglycan-binding domain-containing protein, producing the protein MATTTYIPPFETRTRVVIEPERTDAPPRRHVARRRPAGRPEPVPCVGSAEPSLHGSRLTRRGRVVVGLAWLLLLVAGALAFVRPWDGAAAPAGATAVTTVEVRGGDTLWQLATDVAPTADPRETVAAIIELNGLSSAADIRPGDLIEVPAAR